The sequence GCTCGATCCTCATGGAATCGCGCCGGGTGGAACGCCAATCGGTGCGGCGCGACCGCGAGGCGATCGGCTCGACCTTCCGCGCCGCCCGCGACGAGTACGTGACCGAACACCGCGAGCGGGCCCGGGACTTCGTCTGGTGGAGCGCCGCCGGATTCCTGATCGTGGCGTTGGACGCCTACGTCAGCGTGGAACTGGCCGGTTTCGACGACGACGACCCTCCGACGCCGGATCTCGACCGGGAGTGGACCCGGAGCGGTGGATCTGGCGATGGCTTCGCGCTCCGGCTAAACTTCGATTTCTGACCGGTGGCCTCTCCGCCGGCCCCTCGACGAGCCGCCGACCCCACGGCGGCCGACACCAGGTGAGCATGTCCATCGATCCCGCCAAGGTCCGGAACTTCTGCATCGTCGCGCACATCGACCACGGCAAGTCCACGCTGGCCGACCGGTTGCTCGAGCGCGCGGGTGCGATCGAAGAGCGCGACATGCGCGAACAGCTGCTCGATTCCATGGACCTCGAGCGCGAGCGCGGAATCACGATCAAGAGCCACCCGGTGCGGATCGACTACACGGCGAAGAACGGCGAGAAGTACGTCTTCCACCTGATCGACACGCCGGGCCACGTGGACTTCCACCACGAGGTGAGCCGCAGCCTCGCCGCGTGCGAAGGTGCGCTGCTGGTGGTCGACGCGGCCCAGGGGGTCGAGGCGCAGACCATCAACAATCTGTACCTGGCCGTGGAGCACGACCTGGAGATCGTGCCGGTGATCAACAAGGTCGACCTGCCGAGCGCGCGCCCCGAAGAGGTCACCGAGCAGATCTGCGACCTGATCGGGTGCCTGCCGGACGAGGTCGCACGGGTGAGCGCGAAGACGGGCGAGGGCGTCGAGGACCTGATGGAGCACATCGTCCAGCAGGTCCCACCACCGGCGCCGAACCGCGACGAGCCGCTGCGTGCGATCGTCTTCGACAGCATCTTCGACGCCTATCGCGGTACCATTGCCTACGTGCGCGTCGTGGACGGCGTGGTGAAGGCGGGCGACGACATCCTCATGATGGGCGGTGGCCAGAAGCACGACGTCATGGAGGTCGGCTTCTTCCGGATCAAGCAGTACGCCACCGAGTCGCTCGAAGCGGGCGAAGTCGGCTACCTGGCCACGGGCGCGAAGAGTGTCGCCGCCCTGCAGATGGGCGACACCATCACGCTGGCCGACCACCCGGCGAAGGAGCCGGTGATCGGCTACGTCCCGGCCAAGCCCATGGTCTTCTCGGGATTCTATCCCGTCGACGCCGACGACTACGAGGGTCTGAAGGACGCGCTCGAGAAGTTGAAGATGAACGACGCCGCGCTGGCTTTCGAGCCCGAGACGAGTGCCGCGTTGGGCTTCGGTTTCCGCTGCGGATTCCTCGGTCTTCTTCATCTCGAGATCGTTCAGGAGCGGATCGAGCGCGAGTACGACATCGACCTCATCGCCACGCTCCCGAACGTCGAGTACCACGCGCAGCTACGGACGAAGACGGGCGAGATCGAGGAAGTGATCGTCGACAACCCCTCCGAGATGCCCGAGCCCGGCTCGCTCGAGACCATCGCCGAACCCTTCGTGAAGGCGAGCATCATCACTCCCAAGGAGTACGTGGGCGGCATGATGTCGATCTCGCTCGAACGGCGGGCCGAGCAGACGGGCATGCACTACCTCGACGAGATGCGCGTCCAGATCGACTTCAAGATGCCCCTGTCCGAGCTCGTGGTCGACTTCTTCGACAAGATCAAGAGCGTGAGCCGCGGCTACGCGAGTCTCGACTACGAGTACCTGGGCTACGAGGCGAGCAATCTGGTGAAGCTCGACATCCTGCTCAACGGTGATCCCGTTGACGCACTCAGTGTGATCGTGCACCGTGACAAGGCCTACGAGTGGGGTCGCGATCTCTGCCGCAAGCTCAAGGAGATGCTGCCTCGACAGATGTTCGAGATCGCGATCCAGGCCGCGATCGGCGGCCGGGTGATCGCCCGCACCAACGTCAAGGCTCTGCGCAAGAACGTCACGGCGAAGTGCTACGGCGGTGACGTCACGCGCAAGCGGAAGCTCCTGGAGAAACAGAAAGAGGGCAAGAAGCGTATGAAGCAGGTCGGGAGCGTCGAGATCCCGCAAGAGGCCTTCTTCGCTGTCCTCAAGGTCGAACGGTGAACCGATGGGCGATGCGCGACGCCGCCGCCCGGGCGAGCAGGAGAAACACGTGACCGATTCGAAGGCGGCCGAGGGCGCCGCTCCCGCCGGCAAGTCCGGCGAGGTGTCCGGGAGCCGCGAGGTCCGACGGCGCGAACCCGTCTGGCTGGAGTACGGCAAGGCGATCCTCACCGCGGTCGCGCTGGCGCTCGTCATCCGGACCTTCGGCGTACAGGCCTTCCGCATTCCGAGCCCTTCGATGGAGGACACCCTGCTGGTCGGCGACCACCTCTTCGTGAGCAAGTTCCTGTACGGCGCCGAGATCCCCTTCACCGGTGGGATCCGTCTTCCCGGCTTCCGCGATCCGGAACACGGGGACGTGATCGTGTTCCGATTCCCGGAGGACCCGAGCCAGGACTACATCAAGCGGTGTGTGGGCGTGCCGGGCGACAAGGTCGAGTACCGTGACAAGGTCCTGTACGTGAACGGCGAGCGGCAGGAGGAACCCTACGTGAAGCTCGCCGACGGCGACCGTATCAGCCCGAACCGCGACAACTTCGGGCCGATCTTGGTGCCCGAGGGCAAGTACTTCATGATGGGCGACAACCGCGATCGCAGCAGCGACTCGCGCTACTGGGGTTTCGTCGACCACACCCAGATCCGGGGCAAGGCGATCTTCATCTACTGGTCGTGGGATCCGGACGCCAACACCATCCGTTTCTCGCGGCTCTTCGACCTGATCCACTGAGGCCGGGCCGGGCGAGGACGACGCCGTGAGCACCGCGCACTCGCTCTACGTGCACGTTCCGTTCTGCGACGTACGTTGCCCCTACTGTCATTTCACGTGTTTCGTGAATCGCGACCCCGAGCTGCCCGAGCGCTGGGCGCGCGCGGTGGTCCGCGAGTGGGGCCTGCACCGGGAGCGGGGGCGGGCCGAACGGGTGGCCAGCGTGTACTTCGGCGGCGGGACGCCTTCGGCGCTTCCCCCCGGGGCGCGGGAGCGGATCGGGACGTGGCTGGCCGACGACGTCGTGCCTCGCCTCGAACCCGAGGCCGAGGTCACCGTCGAGGTCAACCCCGAGAGCGCCTGGCCGGAGAGCCTGCGCCCGTGGGTGGAGGCCGGGGCGAATCGCCTGAGCGTGGGCGTGCAGAGCATGGACCCCGACGTGCTCACCTTCCTGGGCCGCCTGAACACTCCGCGGTCGAATCTACGGGCGCTGGATCTGGCGTGTTCACTGGTGGAGAACGTGTCGGCCGATCTGATCGTGGGCACGCCGGCCGACGACCGTCGCAAGCTCGCCGCCTCGATCGAGGCGATCACCGCGTTGCCGATCGTGCACGTGTCGGCCTACCTGCTCGAGATCCACCGGACCACGCGCTTCGGGCGGGACGTGGCGTCGGGACGCTGGCAGCCCACGCCCGACGACGAGCAGGCCGATCGCTACCTCGAGATGGTCGACCGTCTGGCCGCGCGGGGGCTCGAGGCCTACGAGCTGTCGAATTTCGCGCTCGCGCCTTTCGAGGCGCAGCACAACGCGCGGTACTGGGCGCGCGAGGCCTATCTGGGCCTCGGTCCGTCGGCACACTCCTACGAACCGGAGCGCCGCTGGTCGAATCTCCGCGACACGCGCGCCTGGTGCGAGGCGGTCGAGACCGGCAGGCTCGAGACAGAGGTCGACGAACGTCTGGACCACGCCGCCGTTCGTCGCGAGCGAATCCTGCTCGGGCTGCGCCGGCGCGAGGGGGTGCCGACCGCCTGGCTCGTCGAGCGCGACCGCTGGTGCCACGAGGCGGCCCGGTCCGGCTTGCTGACCCGGCGCGGCGACCGCTGGGCCGCGACCCCCACGGGCTGGCTGGTGCTCGATCAGATCGTCGCCCAACTCACCGACTGACAAGCACTTGCGCGTAGCTGGCAGTCGAGTCCGCCGCTTGACAGCGTCCCCGCCGTGGATATGTTCCCCTCGCAGACGCACCCGACTCCCCGAGGTGGCCATGCCACGTCCGGCCCGTGATCGACATCTTCAGGTCCTGCAGGCGTTGGTGCAGCTCTTCATCCAGCGCCGCGAGCCGATCAGCAGCCGCATGATCGAAGCGAGCGGCATGCTCGACATCAAGAGCGCGTCGATCCGCTCGGTCCTGGGCGAACTCGAGCGGCAGGGTTACCTGATCCAGCCCCACTCGAGCTCCGGCCGGATCCCCACCGATCTCGGGTACCGCGCCTACGTCGACGGGCTGAGGGTGGCCGACCAACCGGTCGATGAGCGGGCGATGCAAGAAGTCGAATCGGCCATCGCCGAGGCCGGGGCGGACCTCGAGCAGGTGCTCCACGCGATCAATCGGGTGATCGGTCGTATCAGCCACAACATTGCGATCCTCGGCGGACCGCGGGACCGCACGCCGCGGATCGTGGGCGTGGACCTCTACCACCGTGACTCGCAGCACGTGTTCGTCCTGATCTCGATGGAGGGCGGCGCGACGCGGACCGAACTCGTGCGCCTCGACCGCGAGATCGTGCCCGAGACCGTGTTCGCCGCGAGTGCCGTCCTGGCCGATCGCCTGGTCGGTCAGTACCCCGAGGACGTCCGCTTGCACTTCGACGACTTCCTGCCCGAGCCGGCGACCGAACGCGAGTCCGTGGCCCGCGACGTGGCCGTCCGGGCCCGGGGGCTGTTCGACCCTCGTGACCTCCTGCAGTTCACCTACGAAGGGCTGGGGGAGGCCCTCGTCCAGCCCGAGTTCGCCGACCCCGAACGCCTGAAGGCGCTGCTGGAACTGATCGCGCAGAGCGAGGTTCTGCAGACGACCCTCGAGCGGACGACCGGTGCCGCACCCGGCGAACTGGCGCTGACGATCGGCCGCGAGAACGAGATCCCGGCGCTGCACCCCTTCTCGCTGCTGGCAACTCGCTTCGAAGTGGACGATCGTGTCGGATACTTCGCGGTACTCGGTCCGCGCCGCATGCCCTACGTGCAGACGGCGGGACTGATCCGGCTGATCGCGTACCACCTCGAGCGCGCTCGGCGCTGATCCGACCCGCGGCTCCCGATCACACCAGGAGTGAACCGATCCATGTCCGATCGACACGATCCGAAGAAGTCCAGCGAGGACACGCACGACCGTTCCGAGGAGCGCGTGTCGACCGACGCCGCGCCCGAATCCACGTCCGGCCCCGAGGCCGGGTCGGAGAGCGGTGCCGAGGCGGAGTCCGCCGACCACGAGCACGATCCCTCCGTGGACGTACGCGAGGTCGCCGAACTGGAGGACAGCCTCGGGCAATCGGCGGAGGACGATTCCGAGGGGCAGGAAGAACCTGCCGTCAGCCGCGAGGTCCAGCTCCAGTCCCAGGTCGAGCGTCTTCAGGCCGAGGCCGACGCGAATCGCGACAAGTGGATGCGCGCCATGGCCGAGTTGGAGAATTTCCGCAAGCGGGCCCGCCGCGAGCTGGATTCGTCCATCAATCTTGCTAGGGCAGATGTACTCAAGCAGCTCCTCGAGGTGCTCGACAACTTCGAGCGTGCCCTCGATGCGTTCGACCAGGCCGAGAATGGCCCGGACGAGACGTTCATCAAGGGCGTGACCCTCATCCAGGACCAGCTCCTGAAGGTGCTGCGGGAGAACGGCGTGTCGCGGATCGAAGCGGTGGGTGAGCCCTTCGACCCGAACGTGCACGAAGCCGTGTCGCAGATCGAATCGGACGACGTGCCCAGCCAGCACGTCGCCCATGTCGTCAAGGCGGGTTATCGCATCGAGGATCAGGTGCTACGACCCGCCGTGGTGGTCGTCGCCCAGTAGGCCGGCTCGGCTCCCTCCGGTCCCCGGTGACGAACCGTGCACGGCGAACACCGATGGGACCGCAGTGGCGGACCCGGACCGGAGGGCGAAGTGAGCAAGGTCATCGGCATCGATCTGGGGACCACGAACAGCGTGGTCGCCGTCCTCGAGGGCAGTCAGACCGACATCGTCGCGAACGCGAACGGGAGCCGGACCACGCCGTCGGTGGTCAGCCTCGGTCCCGGCGACGACTGGCTGGTCGGCGACGTCGCCAAGCGCCAGCTGGCGACGCGTCCCGACGCCACCATCTACAGTATCAAGCGGCTCATGGGCATGCGCTTCGACGAGGTGACCGGGGACGCCGAGCGCCTCCCCGTGAAGGTCGTCAAGGGCGAAGGGGGCATGGCCTGCGTCGAGATCGAGGGCCAGATGCTGTCGCCGGTCGAGATCTCGGCCATGGTCCTCCGCACGCTGCGCGACCGCGCCGAGGAGGTCCTCGGCGAGGACGTCTCGCAGGCCGTGATCACCGTACCCGCCTACTTCAACGACGCGCAACGGCAGGCGACCAAGGACGCCGGTCGCGTGGCCGGACTCGACGTCCTGCGCATCGTCAACGAGCCCACCGCGGCGGCGCTCGCCTATGGACTCGACCGGGGCAAGGCCCAGGACATCGCGGTGTTCGACCTCGGTGGAGGGACCTTCGACATCTCCATCCTGCACCTCGGTGAAGGGGTGTTCGAGGTCCACGCCACCGGCGGCGACACGCATCTGGGCGGTGACGACTTCGACCAGGTGATCATCGACTGGATGGTCGAGGAATTCCGCGAACAGACGGGAGTCGACCTGTCCGGGGACCGGGCCGTGAAGGGGCGGTTGAAGGAGGCCGCCGAGCGCGCGAAGGTCGAACTCAGTGCGGGTCTGGAGTCGCAGATCCAGTTGCCCTTCGTGGCGCAGATCGACGGCGATCCCGTCCACCTCGACCTCACGGTGACCCGCGCGCGCTTCGAGCGCATGGTCCAGCCCCTGATCGACCGCACACTCGAGTGTTGCCTGTCAGCGCTCGAGGACGCCGGCATGACGCCCATGCAGATCGACGAGATCATCCTCGTGGGTGGAGCGACCCGTATGCCGGCCGTGCAGCGCGCGGTCGAGGAACTCTTCGCCAAGATGCCGAACAAGGGTGTCCATCCGGACGAGGTGGTCGCCATGGGTGCGGCGATCCAGGCCGGGGTGCTCGACGGCGAGGTCGAAGACGTGCTGCTCCTCGACGTCACCCCGCTGTCGCTCGGACTCGAGACCCTCGGTGGCGTGGTCACCCGGGTGATCGACCGCAACACGACCATTCCCACGCGGCGCTCGCAGATCTTCTCCACCGTGCAGGACGACCAGAGCTCGGTCACGGTGCACTGCGTGCAGGGTGAGCGCGAGATGGCCGCCGACAACCGCACGCTCGCGCGCTTCGAACTCAGCGGAATCCCTCCGGCGAAGAAGGGCGTGCCGCAGATCGAGGTGGTCTTCGACATCGACGCCAACGGAATCCTGAACATCTCGGCGCGCGACCTCGGGACGGGCCGCGAACAGAACGTGGTGGTCAGTGGGGCCGGGAACCTGTCCGAGTCCGAGATCCAGCGCCTGATCCGCGAGGCCGAGGACCGGCACGACGAGGACCTGCAGCGCCGCGAGCGGGCCGAACTCAAGCATCGGGCCGAATCGTTGCTGCTGAACGTGCGCGACTCGATCGAGTCGGCGCGCCGCAGCGGTGTCGACTCGCAGGTGATCAGTGGTCTCGAGGGCCTGTGCGACGCCGTCGAGGACGCCCTGGTGGGCGACGAATCGGAGCCGTTGAAGGCCTGTGTCGAGGAACTCCAGCAGGCCGCACACGGATTCGCCCAGACACTCTACCAGAGCCGGGACGCCTGAATCCCCTTCCGGCCGGTGCGCGCGGCTCTGGACGCCCGTCCGGGGCCGTTCGTGTCCCCCGGCACCGGAAACCACGGTTGCGCTTGCACCGACCGGCCTTTTCTTGGACGTTCCGGCGAGCCCGCGGACCCACCTCGGAAAGCCCGTGCATGAGCAAGCGAGACTACTACGAGATCCTCGGTGTCGACCGAGATGCCGACGAGTCCGCCATCAAGAAGGCGTACCGCAAGCTCGCCGTGCAGTACCACCCGGACAAGAATCCCGGCGACCAGACCGCCGAGGAACGGTTCCGGGAGGCGACCGAGGCCTACGAGGTGCTGCGCGA is a genomic window of Candidatus Krumholzibacteriia bacterium containing:
- the dnaK gene encoding molecular chaperone DnaK — protein: MSKVIGIDLGTTNSVVAVLEGSQTDIVANANGSRTTPSVVSLGPGDDWLVGDVAKRQLATRPDATIYSIKRLMGMRFDEVTGDAERLPVKVVKGEGGMACVEIEGQMLSPVEISAMVLRTLRDRAEEVLGEDVSQAVITVPAYFNDAQRQATKDAGRVAGLDVLRIVNEPTAAALAYGLDRGKAQDIAVFDLGGGTFDISILHLGEGVFEVHATGGDTHLGGDDFDQVIIDWMVEEFREQTGVDLSGDRAVKGRLKEAAERAKVELSAGLESQIQLPFVAQIDGDPVHLDLTVTRARFERMVQPLIDRTLECCLSALEDAGMTPMQIDEIILVGGATRMPAVQRAVEELFAKMPNKGVHPDEVVAMGAAIQAGVLDGEVEDVLLLDVTPLSLGLETLGGVVTRVIDRNTTIPTRRSQIFSTVQDDQSSVTVHCVQGEREMAADNRTLARFELSGIPPAKKGVPQIEVVFDIDANGILNISARDLGTGREQNVVVSGAGNLSESEIQRLIREAEDRHDEDLQRRERAELKHRAESLLLNVRDSIESARRSGVDSQVISGLEGLCDAVEDALVGDESEPLKACVEELQQAAHGFAQTLYQSRDA
- the grpE gene encoding nucleotide exchange factor GrpE, with translation MSDRHDPKKSSEDTHDRSEERVSTDAAPESTSGPEAGSESGAEAESADHEHDPSVDVREVAELEDSLGQSAEDDSEGQEEPAVSREVQLQSQVERLQAEADANRDKWMRAMAELENFRKRARRELDSSINLARADVLKQLLEVLDNFERALDAFDQAENGPDETFIKGVTLIQDQLLKVLRENGVSRIEAVGEPFDPNVHEAVSQIESDDVPSQHVAHVVKAGYRIEDQVLRPAVVVVAQ
- the lepB gene encoding signal peptidase I translates to MSGSREVRRREPVWLEYGKAILTAVALALVIRTFGVQAFRIPSPSMEDTLLVGDHLFVSKFLYGAEIPFTGGIRLPGFRDPEHGDVIVFRFPEDPSQDYIKRCVGVPGDKVEYRDKVLYVNGERQEEPYVKLADGDRISPNRDNFGPILVPEGKYFMMGDNRDRSSDSRYWGFVDHTQIRGKAIFIYWSWDPDANTIRFSRLFDLIH
- a CDS encoding coproporphyrinogen-III oxidase family protein, whose protein sequence is MSTAHSLYVHVPFCDVRCPYCHFTCFVNRDPELPERWARAVVREWGLHRERGRAERVASVYFGGGTPSALPPGARERIGTWLADDVVPRLEPEAEVTVEVNPESAWPESLRPWVEAGANRLSVGVQSMDPDVLTFLGRLNTPRSNLRALDLACSLVENVSADLIVGTPADDRRKLAASIEAITALPIVHVSAYLLEIHRTTRFGRDVASGRWQPTPDDEQADRYLEMVDRLAARGLEAYELSNFALAPFEAQHNARYWAREAYLGLGPSAHSYEPERRWSNLRDTRAWCEAVETGRLETEVDERLDHAAVRRERILLGLRRREGVPTAWLVERDRWCHEAARSGLLTRRGDRWAATPTGWLVLDQIVAQLTD
- the hrcA gene encoding heat-inducible transcriptional repressor HrcA; this translates as MPRPARDRHLQVLQALVQLFIQRREPISSRMIEASGMLDIKSASIRSVLGELERQGYLIQPHSSSGRIPTDLGYRAYVDGLRVADQPVDERAMQEVESAIAEAGADLEQVLHAINRVIGRISHNIAILGGPRDRTPRIVGVDLYHRDSQHVFVLISMEGGATRTELVRLDREIVPETVFAASAVLADRLVGQYPEDVRLHFDDFLPEPATERESVARDVAVRARGLFDPRDLLQFTYEGLGEALVQPEFADPERLKALLELIAQSEVLQTTLERTTGAAPGELALTIGRENEIPALHPFSLLATRFEVDDRVGYFAVLGPRRMPYVQTAGLIRLIAYHLERARR
- the lepA gene encoding translation elongation factor 4 yields the protein MSIDPAKVRNFCIVAHIDHGKSTLADRLLERAGAIEERDMREQLLDSMDLERERGITIKSHPVRIDYTAKNGEKYVFHLIDTPGHVDFHHEVSRSLAACEGALLVVDAAQGVEAQTINNLYLAVEHDLEIVPVINKVDLPSARPEEVTEQICDLIGCLPDEVARVSAKTGEGVEDLMEHIVQQVPPPAPNRDEPLRAIVFDSIFDAYRGTIAYVRVVDGVVKAGDDILMMGGGQKHDVMEVGFFRIKQYATESLEAGEVGYLATGAKSVAALQMGDTITLADHPAKEPVIGYVPAKPMVFSGFYPVDADDYEGLKDALEKLKMNDAALAFEPETSAALGFGFRCGFLGLLHLEIVQERIEREYDIDLIATLPNVEYHAQLRTKTGEIEEVIVDNPSEMPEPGSLETIAEPFVKASIITPKEYVGGMMSISLERRAEQTGMHYLDEMRVQIDFKMPLSELVVDFFDKIKSVSRGYASLDYEYLGYEASNLVKLDILLNGDPVDALSVIVHRDKAYEWGRDLCRKLKEMLPRQMFEIAIQAAIGGRVIARTNVKALRKNVTAKCYGGDVTRKRKLLEKQKEGKKRMKQVGSVEIPQEAFFAVLKVER